The Aphidius gifuensis isolate YNYX2018 linkage group LG2, ASM1490517v1, whole genome shotgun sequence DNA window GACGAAACACaacaaaacgaaaaataacAACTGTATGTGATGCACCATCATCACCaggaaatatatatgaatctTTTATATCAAGAATGTCATATAGAGCAATACATAAAccaacatttataaatacctgcaacaattgttaattaatatttaaaaataaacaaacacaaTGATTTATAACCTcactttttaaattcatgtattatttattatctagaaaaaaattaactatgaattattattaataattaatttgttaatttataatatacctTGTTTGAAAGTTTTCTGTTTAATTCATCAGTAATTGcatctttaatatttaaattaaattttgaggGTGGTATTTTAACAACATCTTTAAATTCTGTCAAAACAAACAtggctgatttttttttaaataaaatattttttacttttgattaattaaattatattaattagattaaaaaattcatacgtaatttttttacgtAGAGTAATAAAAACACgtgttttttattactattgtttttttttttttttatttatttagttcaATTTAGTTACGTGAAGTGAATGATAATCGAAATCGAAATTCGAAAATCGAATGAGTTCTAACTTCATGTTGCATTATTTGAAATCTGATAGCCCATGATTTGACATtgaccttgaaaaaaaaaaaagaaaatataaatcccaaaggtaataaatattgttaatttatttttatatcgtcataaataattaatgaatgacttgattaatcacaaaaatattaaattaaaaaaaacctagttgatgttattgataaataaataaataaattcccaAAAGATGatgtcaaaatatataatttatattccagtataaattatataacctatttctattataatttacaattaataaaaacaaaaaaatttattttgttttttcagaGCAATAATAtgtctccaaaaaaaaagtcacaaTCAAATTTACCTGATAGTGTACGCAATCGTTTcagttcaataataaaatggaCAGTAAAATCAGGACaaaatgtttgtatttttGGAGCAGCTGGTACTGGAAAATCTGAATTATTACGTCGTATTCATCAAGCatcaaaagagaaaaaaaaaaatattaatgttgcAACATTTACTGGTCAAGCTGCTGAGCAATTTAGAAATTTGAGTATGAATGCTCAAACAGTTCATAAAGTTCTATATCAAATTGACATAATAAAAACTGatattatgattattgatgatttcAGTATTATCAATGAAGAATTATTTGAATCGTTGAATGAAAGTTGTCAAAAAAAACGTCGAATATTTCATAAACCATTTGGTGGTATACAATTGATTATTGCTGGTGATCCATATTCGTTGTTGCCAATTGATGGACGACCTTGTTTCAAGTCATCATTATGGCAAGATTGTAATTTTAGATATTACAAATTATCATATCCATTGAGATATGGTGGTGCCAAGGTAAATCCAAAAGGACAACAATGGTTTGATATGTTGAAACGTATTCGTCGTGGTGCTGGAACATCTCATGATTTAGAAATAATTCTTGACACTTGCAATGATCCAATGTTTCGTAATTTTTACTCAATAGATTGTATGGCTGAGCATCTTGACGAATCAGTTCAAGCTTATCGAAAAAGAGAAATTTCAAAGATGCCAAAATTTATGTTTGGTAAAATAGCGTcagttaaaaaatacaatctaCAACAACTTGATCGTATTGATGAACCAATAACAGTACTGAGAGCACTCGATAAGTGGTCACCACAAATATGTCCACATCATGTTGTCGTACAAAAACTTGATTCTGAAATTGATGCTAAActtgttattaaaatgatgGCACCAGTTGTTGTCACTCGTAATATTGGACAAATATTAAATGGAACAAGTGGAATTTTAGTTGGTGGAGATAAAAAGAACGGATATTTACATATTCGAGTAAAAAATGGAGATATAGCATTACCTCGTTATGcatttaaaactaattttatatGGAATGATATGAATATTGAAGCAGAACGTCATCAATATCCAATAAGTCTTGCTTTTGCAACAACAGTACACAAAGCACTTGGCTCGGAGTATAATGAAGCTGTTACTTATATTGATGATCTGTGGGCACCAGGACAATTTTACACAGCATTAAGTCGTTGTAATTCACCCAGAAATACTTTTATTGCTTCGAATGATAAACgtttaacattgaaaaaaattaataattattcacgATGGggtaatgaatttaaatcaatcatgaaagagagtaaaaaaaattgagttttttttttgtttaaaaattataaagtaattttttatatcataaattaaattgaaatttctttttttctttatcgaaTAATAATTAGGAACATGTTTAAACACACagtacatttaaaattgtgtttaaaaatatcattaatgtttatgtttttttttttctttaattatttttaaagaaattttttctattttttctatttttgtaaaaaaaattattacagtgaattaagcaaataaataaatgaaaattaaaatgtttttttttttttttgtttagtatTAATTgatggaatataaaaattattaattaaaattaattaattaattatgttaaagttataagttataaaaaaaattgaaataatttattacattgCTTATCTTTGCTTGGCgacaagttttaatttttgtttttcatttttgacatttatttttgtttgtctaATCTAGCTGACGCCAGTGTGATTAGATTTACCttgagattttatttttttaatcataaaattaaaagtcaaatatttatatcataaaaaaacagattttaatattcaataataatttttgtaaaaacataatttatcttttaattttacaataattatttcgtATTTTTACCTGGGATTACTTATcagttttgtaaattaaataaaataaaaatttatttttcgaatagATTTATGATGAAACCGTGAAAAACAATCccaatgtaaataataatttatttttttcatgtctatgaattttataaaaccaaaaacaCATTAATCCACGTAATAAATTACCAGAAAGATAAGATATTTTTGGTCCTATATATACATCTCAACAGCCACGAAATATACTCAGTCGtcttttcaaattaaaaaataccaaaatgcgttataaatattttttaatttttttaatattactaataataaagtcaaaaataattttatcaatttcaacaattgatgattttgCAATTGACATTGTTAAAGTAATTTCAAATAcatcaaaaattcaaaaaacctttgaaaatatatcaaatgaaactgctaaaaatattaagaataaaaatatcgtTGATCATTTTGGTTTTGTATggaaaaaacttgataaaaaatacacaattttGCATGGAATTAATACTCCAATAGCAAAacatatgttaaataaaaaattaactaaacaACATTCTAAGATGGCTGATGAATATTATTCAAGGCTTGATTATACTTATGATCTAACTAAAAGCTGGTATgaaagagttaaaaaaaatcatacactTCAAGAGAACTTGTCAATGTCAGAAATAATATCTTCTGCACCAAGATCACCAAAGGCATTGATGTCTCAACTGCTTCAAAATTTTTGTCCAGATACTTATAAATCTCATGAAGCTAATTTTCTAGAAGAATACTATAAAATACATGaggtaatatttaatattacattaattattaattaaatagaaaaaatttacattttaattttttttttcaggaaaaaaatgtgataacttgttatgaaaaaatatcagctCAGGGTCAATTattcttaatttataataaaataattaattatgaactCAAGGGATTTATTTCACTGGCATtttcatatatgtataaagCTCTAAGTAATGATAAAGAATTAGAATATTTAGAATACATTGAAGAGGATGGAAAtagaacaataaataaaattaaaacttacagtactttatttaaaaataaaatgaaaaatatcgtTAATTTTATTCGTCAATGTGatccaaaaaaacaaataaaaggtagttgtttaaatgatttatgatggaatatatattttcaattatttattattgaattttagatGTAACATATGCTGGATTTGACAACTTTGTTTATGCATTTGTGACAAATCAAAAAACTTTTGAACCAAAAGATAAAGAAACATGTGAAAAATTTTGTGGTGATATTGTTACAAGTACCCCTGAAtgtgaagaaaagaaaaattgcaaaaaatacgAAACAATTTGTCAAGGTAAAATAACTGGTTGTAAAAATGATGCCAGCTATGAAGTTTGTCCAAGAGTAAgttgattaataattgcaacaaacaaattgataaaataaaaataattataaaatttaatcattaatatttgtaGCAAAAAGATGATAGTTCAAGTGCAAGAAACTATCATTGGATTAAAAATAaggacaaaaatatttattatggtaATGCAAATAAGACATGTGCTTCAACTAAATTAATCgaatcaacaaatattatgaCGTGGGCACCATCATGGGCTTCAAAGATTTGTCGTGGTTGTATTTGTCAATGTGTTGATGATCGTATTGATACTGACAGCCAAAAAATTCGAGGATTTAGTTACATGTGGTCCAATACAAGTGATGACATGTTGAGTATaccaactatttttaattttaattaatttattttataatgttttttatttttaaataaagggTTGCAACTGGTGCAAGGCTTGTTGCTCAAGATCGAATGATTCACATTCAGCTGAGAGAAGCTAAACTCTTGCCATTGGGAAACATTAATGTCACAAGTGAAAGATGGATACCACTACCAAAAtttgaatatgaaaataattttccaagtgTTGCTATTTATCCAGATGGTACACGACATTCATTGATAGCAGACAGAGATTTTGGAACTATCCAAATGAACTTTGCTGATAAAATATGTCtgcaaaaattaattctcgatggaaaatatttattaactggtatgtaaatattttaaaatacaataacatcaataaaagcattatcaatattattaatttattcaattttaggTGTGAGATTTAATGCAATGTATTTTAACAATACTTATCAAGACGAAAAACgttgttttaatattgatacaaattatgctgaatttaattatgacaCAGGAAAAATGATGACCAGGAAATCTTATGATAAACAACAAACACAAccgtaataaaaaatatataaaattattaattaaaaataataaatttttatacttaattTAACACTTTGTTTATATTACAGAActgaattgatattaaatcaaCCTGATGATCCACttaaattcaaaacaaatgTACAAGATTCAATggataatcaatatattaaaattggaGTAACAGACTTGATCAAGGATGCATCACAAACAACTATTCCATTTATTGATCTTCAAGAAGTCACAACTAAACCAAGTGCACCACTAGCTGgtattgaattatttcataaagGACAACTTGATAAAACATCTGGTGGATTTGTTACCTTAAAAATTCATCCAATTgattttagtattttcatGAATGATGTTAGTCCAACTGCATGTCAAGTAGAAGATTTATAACAGAAATATTTACAGAATTTTCGTGTTAAAGATTATTGCAGTCGAATGTTATggcaatgaattattaaataataatcaatttatattataaaaattatttcaattaatataaaagaaataaataaaaaaattcaacaagacgcatttattttttataaattttataatcttaATCAAGATTTTCTTTTCTCATTTAAGTACAATTTATgccattatgataattttaaatttggagTATTCCAGCTACGAAAAAACCACTCAAAAGTATCAACAGCTAATAAATATTCACTCGAATTTTTaccacaataataatacaatttagaAATAACATCACTAGCATCATTGATAGTCTTTAAAATATCCGGTAActcatcatcataatttttaaaattttcacaataCATAACAATGCTCGACAAATCATTACaaacatttgtaaattttttaataattctatcataattaaaaaagaaacaatatatttttttattaaatttactattttctaATTCAACTGGCCAATTTTTTTCGCAAGCTTTAcatttacatataaatttataatatttaaataattccaactgcctatcttttttttcatttgcccTGTAATGCTGTGCGTAATTGTAATAGACTTGTTGACCTTTTGCAATTGGCTGAATAgctgttaatattaatttatcacatTGAGTTGAGCTTGCAACTGTTGGACAACAGCTGTGATTAAACAAGCTTATATTTGTATAGATACCTTGAAATAAACCTTCAGGTTTATCACCAAATCCAACCAACGACAAGCTATTtgtattacaaattaaaattaatttttgtactaatttaattaaccaaataaacatataattatcctttaaattatcaaaatttctaTCATTCAAAATTCCACTTGATGAtacatttgtttttgttattaataaataactaattaaaattgaattgatatgaatttttgaattaaaattatcctTGACTGAGTGCCCCAATAAACTGTAAatacttgatattttatttgactcAAATATCTCATTAACAAAGCCTCTTTTCAAtggatctaaaaaaaaaaatcatcattatgattaagacagtgaaaaaaaaaaaatactcaacatttatttttcattaattacttttttcagcatgaattttatcaagatCATTCTTCAACGTGTCAAGTGAACAATCAGCTTCAACAATAGCCTTGCAAATGATCCTcgtaacaataaaatattcatcttgtaaattaaatttttgaataaattttaaaacttgacaTTCAATTGCATGATAATCATCATTTGCATCATCACGACATTTATTTGAACAAAACATCATGATGTTACAGCTATCACATGGTAAACTTGACCACATTTGTTCACCACAATGACAACAAAATCTCAGTTTCATATCaccataatatattttagcaTATGGTCTTTCAATAGCAATTATTTCACcaggttttatattttttttagcaaaaatATGTCTACCAAATCTACGTGAATATTTTAATCCAACAGAGTCACTTAAACTTGGTAAATTAACAtgtctattatttaaaattggtataaatttatcataattccattttttaaatattccagCATCAATAagattatcatttatttgttcaaataataatttttcatatttttttctcatattatTGTTCATATTTTTGATCCAGTATTTAGCATCCTGATATGCTCTGTTAATATCATGATCATTGTTGATTGAGTGGCTCAATACCTTGAGACATTTTGCTttgagtaaataatattttgttttttgattatcaggacaattattatcaagtgcTTGTTGAATGTCATTCAATGAAtcagtatataattttaaacgaCATAAAATTTCAGCACGTTTACCATATGATGATGACAATTGATGACTCATTGGTGGTGCATTAGCAATACTTTTTGTATATTCCATAAATGCTGAGTCAAAGTAATCAGATTCATGAGGTTTTCTTAATCCaccacaaaaataataatcacctttcatttttaattcagCTGATATTGTTTTACTTTTGCTGACAATGgtcattttgtttattgatgatgttgcTGGATTTAAtgctagattttttaatatttcatttatctcAATATCATggcttgatgattttttaatgcatTCTTTAATgcattcatcaaaattttctttccattttttaaattcatttattgaaGTTTCTTTATCTgttgttgaaatattattttaaaaatgtattaattattcaatagaaatattaagaattataattattacctGTGGTTATTTGCTCCatgattaattgttattttaaataatctaaaaataaataaatttattaattatttataatataatttaaaggttatatttttatatttatttattattattttatatgagtattttaattgtaaaaattgagataaaaaaaagccatcagttgatttataaaaaattatttacctgaTTTTATGATGAGCtgttagataaaataaattcaattaaattttttagatcaatatgattaatgatgaattaaaaattaataatattttaacaatattaatataccaCTACACAATGACAAAACttgactttatttattttattttttttttattcaacacgTAGCTGTGTTTATGACATTAGTCATAATATTatgcttatttttatttccttaaTGACGTAGCACAGTGATTCATCAATATGTGAATGTTAttcgtaaatatattttatttttaaaaatttattaatttctttgaaaTGTCCTActttaaaaactaaatatataatattaatgaaaatttgtttttaaaattaattgttattcacatttttaaattaataaatatgaaaaaatttaaaaacaagtaaataaattaataaaaagttttgtttaaaaatataactgcCCTTTATTTGTTGgcttttctttttgttattaatttaattttttttttcaattagaaaagttaaaattcatgttgatatatttaattatatcaacacGTTtcatttcttattattttttattattttgattttaagttatttatgcaatggaaatttttatagtcttttataaagcaaaaaatttcaaggatgattttttttatttaattttctttcatatttttttgtaaataattttctaataataaaatccataaattttaatttcaataaaaaaataaaaatcaagataataaaattgaaaaatagatCTATtctgatttaaaataatatattgtcgATAAATCAGGCACGAATATCGAATCCACTGATATACATATGATATGCATACTGTATATCGGCCGAATCGCACATccgtattttaaataaaaattaaaaaaattaaacctaAAACTTGATTATTGTGGATACATATTTTacaacatattttattaaatatgacTCAATTCAAGCGATTACCTGAATTAGAGTTGGAAAAaaacttggtaaaaaaatgcaaaattacAATAAGCCAAATTTCAACACGTGCTTTTagcgaaataaataatgaggttagtttaaaataactgcaatattaaattattgttattaaatataaatattgattatttttttttagataaactgtcaccatgatgatgatgatgatgatgaatatgatgatgacgatgatgatgatgatgatgacgttGATTCATAcgccaaaaataaaataataattgatcatgttaatgatgattgctTGGCGGAAATATTCATGCATGTTCCAGCATGTGCAAGGCCAAAAATTGCATTGGgtatgataatattaacacctaaaacaaattattcaatttaaaaaaattatttagtaatgacaattaatttatttttttagtttgcaaaaaatggaaaagagTCCTTGATGATTCTTggtttaatgtcaaaaaacttGAACTGACTCATTGGCAAAGTGATGATGagtatctaaattatttaattaaaaattatccaacaaTCAAaggacaattaaattttttgaaatcacTGCTTAATAAATGTGGTCGTTATTTAACAGAATTAGACTTGACAGCATATGGTCATTGTAACATAGTTCCAGTTGTCAATGAATCTTGTCCAAATCTCGTGAAGCTTCGAATAAGAATTAGATATATTGATGATGCAATATTAGATAATGCATTTACAGGTCTTTCTAAGctaaaagtattgaaaattatatttcaatgtttttttaatcgcGACACATATATACCTGTTactataattaattcattgttaAACGTTGCTGATACATTGACTGAGCTGAGTCTGTCAAATTGGTCTAAGAGCATGTTGTACAGTACTAATTTTCCAGAAGAAATCACTAGTGTAAGTTGCACTTTATAtcttacaagaaaaaaaaacaagcaaaattattatttttaatctttacaTATAGGTacttatgaattattttttttgcaggtAATTTCTAAGCTAAAAGTcttaaaaacatttcaacATGCTGGTATAAACCGTCctgaaagtttaaataattatttaactctGATATGTCCTAAAATAATGAGTTTTAATGACGAGTgtaaatatcatgaaaataaaattaatcccGTAGGAagttatagatatataaagaacttaaatattaaaaattccagagttactgatgattttttatataatgttgCCAATGTCTGGAGGCAATTACACACACTACATATGTATTGTGATGACATAACTGATGCTGGTATGGTAGCAATTTCAAGGATGAATTCTTTAAGAAGACTTGATTGTTAcgggaataataataacgtCACTGACTCTTCAATTaaattgctaaaaaatatgataatattggACTTACCATTtagcaataaaattacagaTAAATCTGCCATCAAAGTTGTTGAAAATTCACCagagttgaaatattttaatgtcaaGAACATAGATGTAACTTCTGAATTTATCATAAAagcagaaaaaatattaaaaaatcgtgAAAAAAGATTGCAAGTAGTCGTGTGGTGTGAAGATTGTATTAAAGTGAAGATTTATGACTATTTAACAGTCGATTatgttaaaaatgatgaacaataaaacgaaattatttatacagctgaaaattatatgtatagtttttttatgaagcaacaaattttgttgatttattttatgtaatattattatttatttaacgaaaaaaaaatttcaaggatgattttttaaatttaattttcatcatacttttttgtgtaaataaaaaattatttttccaacaatTCATATGtacatacaaaaattattcaaataaatcattaaataaattttaaaaatacaattttataataataaaatccataaattttcatttcaacaaaaaaataaaaaccaacaagataataaaactaaaaaatagtttattatttttattgttcttagaaaacttgaaaagaaaaatgaaaaaaattccaaataagGTCAACAAACTAGACAAGGCCGATAAgccttgaaatattttatcaattttacttaaaataaatattagtcattggtaaaaaaataaatttctactGTTAATCactaaagtatttttttttttcgacagtCATCAACAAGCTGTCCATCGGACAGGTGtataaagctaaaaaaaaatataaaataaaaataaaaaatcaatcaacgtggacaattattaattaaatatattttaaaatgaatttaaaatattttatattattcttgaCGTTGTCAAAAGTTTCTTGCTCGACACCTGCTGCAATTGGAACAGCAGCTATGGAAGCAATTGGTTTAATTTCCAGTGTTATAACAATTGGATTAGCCGGTAGAGATTCGATGAAAGAACCTGATGAACCTGATAAATCAACAGATACATATGTAgagttcaaaaaaatatcaaacaaaatcTCTGAATTGGagtcaaatatttatactttcaATACAAATTACATGAAGATTTTATTATCAcatgaattatcaaataaaaaagaaaaatataatacatatattagTAAAATTcgtaatttttatgatgaaacaaataaatggtcacaaaaattgaaaaaaaataaaacattatttctGGATGAAGAAAGTGAAAGAATGATATCACCACACATGGAAAATTATCCaagagatattttatttaaaatttcggaattattttttaaaaataaaaatcaagaaaaaataacgttattagaaaattatgaaaatataattaaggtaaaaaaaaattgagtattttattgttaatttaatttgatagataatatttaaaaatttttttttttaatagagaGATATTGTGACAATGTGTGATATGAAATTATCACCACagcatcaattattttcattgtacaatgaaattgtttttaatgaagCAAAAAGTTTTGCTGTGATGTCATTTGCCTACATGTGGAGAATTAAATTCATTGGACATAATTATACTGAagaaattcaagatcttgaaaaGACAATAACacgaagaataaataaatatacaaaattatttaaaaataaacttcaaGTAATGCCAAATTTTGTACGTCGATGTGATccaattaaacaacaaaaaggtatattatttattaatttaaaaataatttttttaacttgtttttttttatattgttgagtCATTGATagaaatagattttttttaaattatattttatcaagttgAGTCACTAGTGGTCATTTGtgattaaaaatagataaaaaaaaaaaacaaagaaaaatagtaaattaaaatatttttattaattattattgaattttagatGTAACATATGCTGGATTTGACAACCTTGTCTATGCATTTGTGACAAATCAACAAACTTTTGAACCCAAAAATAGAGaaacatgtaaaaaattttgtggtgAAATTATTACAAGTACCCctgaatgtgaaaaaaaaaataattgcagAAAATACGAAACAATTTGTTCAGGTAAAATCACAGGTTGTAGAGGTGATGCTAGCTATGAAGTTTGTCCAAGAGtaagttgataaataattgcaaaaaaacaaattgataaaataaaaataattatataaaatttaatcattaatatttatagcaaaaaaatgataattcaagtGCAAGAAACTACCATTGGATTAAAAATAaggacaataatatttattatggtaATGCAAATAAGGCATGTACTTCAATGAAATCAATAGAAACAAAAAGTATTATAACGTGGTTACCATACCAAATGTCGTGGTTGCCATCGTTTGCCTTAACGAATTGTCGTAGTTGTATTTGTCAATGTGTTGATGATCGTATTGATACCAACAGCCAAAAAATTCGAGGATTCAGTTACATGTGGTCCAATACAAGTGATGACATGTTGAGTATaccaactatttttaattttaattaatttattttataatgttttttatttttaaataaagggTTGCAACTGGTGCAAGGCTTGTTGCTCAAGATCGAATGATTCACATTCAGCTGAGAGAGGCTAAACTCTTGCCATTGGGAAAAATTAATGTCACAAGTGAAAGATGGGTACCACttccaaaatttaaatatcaaaataattttccaagtgTAGCTATTTATCCAGATGGCACacaaatatcattaaaagaaGGCAGAGATTTTGGTGttgcaaaatttattcatactaAAATATGTTTACAAACATTAAAGAttgatgatgaatat harbors:
- the LOC122850110 gene encoding SET and MYND domain-containing protein 4-like, with the protein product MTIVSKSKTISAELKMKGDYYFCGGLRKPHESDYFDSAFMEYTKSIANAPPMSHQLSSSYGKRAEILCRLKLYTDSLNDIQQALDNNCPDNQKTKYYLLKAKCLKVLSHSINNDHDINRAYQDAKYWIKNMNNNMRKKYEKLLFEQINDNLIDAGIFKKWNYDKFIPILNNRHVNLPSLSDSVGLKYSRRFGRHIFAKKNIKPGEIIAIERPYAKIYYGDMKLRFCCHCGEQMWSSLPCDSCNIMMFCSNKCRDDANDDYHAIECQVLKFIQKFNLQDEYFIVTRIICKAIVEADCSLDTLKNDLDKIHAEKNPLKRGFVNEIFESNKISSIYSLLGHSVKDNFNSKIHINSILISYLLITKTNVSSSGILNDRNFDNLKDNYMFIWLIKLVQKLILICNTNSLSLVGFGDKPEGLFQGIYTNISLFNHSCCPTVASSTQCDKLILTAIQPIAKGQQVYYNYAQHYRANEKKDRQLELFKYYKFICKCKACEKNWPVELENSKFNKKIYCFFFNYDRIIKKFTNVCNDLSSIVMYCENFKNYDDELPDILKTINDASDVISKLYYYCGKNSSEYLLAVDTFEWFFRSWNTPNLKLS
- the LOC122850133 gene encoding uncharacterized protein LOC122850133, which encodes MPNFVRRCDPIKQQKDVTYAGFDNLVYAFVTNQQTFEPKNRETCKKFCGEIITSTPECEKKNNCRKYETICSGKITGCRGDASYEVCPRQKNDNSSARNYHWIKNKDNNIYYGNANKACTSMKSIETKSIITWLPYQMSWLPSFALTNCRSCICQCVDDRIDTNSQKIRGFSYMWSNTSDDMVATGARLVAQDRMIHIQLREAKLLPLGKINVTSERWVPLPKFKYQNNFPSVAIYPDGTQISLKEGRDFGVAKFIHTKICLQTLKIDDEYLLSAVRFNDFGFIKSKNCISLDAKFVKFNYSSGNISSDVYQWAPPLRQPPQLTELIINQPDDPLKFKTNLQDSMNNQYIKIGVTDLIKDASQTTIPFFDLQEVTTKPSAPISAIELIHKGHGSSGGFISLKIHLINLSFFMDLQPSPKTTIEQTSYLNNNNTIL